From a single Granulicella aggregans genomic region:
- a CDS encoding ABC transporter permease, which yields MSAFSQAFLVTWLTAGIRLGGPVLLAALGETFAERSGILNLGIEGILLLGALASYLTSIHTGSLWLPLLAAMASGLAASLFLAWMYVTVRASQVVVGLVFNVLALGIAATVYRRTLAHASAGPIAMFQAVHIPWLSDLPILGPTIFSQTLPLYLTLVLVAVAHFALFHTRFGVGLRAAGENPRAADAAGVSVPRMRYFGTLLSGAAAGLAGGYLVLAQIGLFRDSIVAGQGFIALGIVIFGRWSPWKAALAAMVFGTCDALQLSLQLLGTHLPEDLLLSIPYVVTILAISGIFGGRDARPAALTVPYLKDA from the coding sequence ATGAGCGCCTTCAGTCAGGCCTTCCTCGTTACCTGGCTTACCGCAGGCATCCGCCTCGGCGGCCCAGTACTTCTCGCCGCTCTGGGTGAGACCTTCGCCGAACGCTCCGGCATTCTGAACCTTGGCATCGAAGGCATCCTTCTGCTCGGCGCGCTAGCCAGCTACCTGACGTCGATCCACACCGGCAGCTTGTGGCTGCCTCTGCTCGCGGCCATGGCGAGCGGCCTTGCGGCCAGCCTCTTTCTCGCGTGGATGTATGTCACCGTTCGGGCGTCGCAGGTGGTCGTCGGCCTCGTCTTCAACGTGCTCGCGCTCGGCATCGCCGCGACGGTGTATCGGCGCACGCTTGCTCACGCATCGGCCGGCCCCATCGCGATGTTTCAGGCAGTTCATATCCCATGGCTCAGCGACCTGCCGATCCTCGGCCCAACGATCTTCAGCCAGACGCTTCCACTCTACCTCACTCTCGTCCTCGTTGCCGTCGCTCACTTCGCACTCTTCCACACCCGCTTTGGCGTGGGCCTCCGGGCTGCAGGCGAGAACCCTCGCGCAGCCGATGCCGCAGGCGTCTCCGTACCGCGAATGCGATACTTTGGCACGCTCCTCTCCGGTGCCGCCGCCGGGCTTGCAGGAGGCTATCTGGTGCTCGCGCAGATCGGCCTCTTCCGCGACTCCATCGTCGCGGGCCAGGGATTCATCGCGCTCGGCATCGTCATCTTCGGCCGTTGGAGTCCATGGAAGGCCGCGCTCGCCGCGATGGTCTTCGGCACCTGCGACGCCCTCCAACTCTCGCTGCAACTGCTGGGCACGCACCTCCCCGAAGATCTACTGCTCTCCATTCCCTACGTCGTCACGATCCTAGCCATCTCGGGCATCTTCGGAGGCCGCGACGCACGGCCCGCCGCGCTTACTGTGCCTTACCTGAAGGACGCGTAG
- a CDS encoding ABC transporter permease encodes MKLIERRLTPNNSPTAIAATMLAAVLAAMLIASFLFLDFGANPFAAYYALFHEPFATLRGFGYAIVKATPLILIALGTIVAWRSGFTYLGFEGCFTLGAAASAWLALATAPGQWAASLSPFVFFPAAILLSFFVGAFWSGLTGVLRARFGGNEVLISLMSNYVAILIVKYLVAGPMRAPGSLPETDQLPHATWLAFILPGTRAHAGILLAIAAALLVWMLLRKLPLGFELVVSGMNPAAGRYAGIDVPRRTLFAAAISGGLGALAGLTEILGVQHRLMDGISGGVGFTGVIVALLAELNPIAVIPTALLYGGMTVGADAMQRRAGIPSSITFILQSLIVLLVLASSMLRSYRLNLGALRSKKEATQA; translated from the coding sequence GTGAAGCTCATCGAGCGCCGTCTCACTCCAAACAACTCGCCCACTGCGATCGCGGCAACCATGCTCGCTGCAGTCCTAGCGGCAATGCTCATCGCATCGTTTCTATTCCTCGACTTCGGCGCGAATCCCTTCGCCGCATACTACGCGCTCTTCCACGAGCCGTTCGCTACACTGCGTGGCTTCGGCTACGCAATCGTCAAAGCAACGCCGCTCATACTCATCGCTCTCGGCACCATCGTTGCGTGGCGCTCCGGATTCACCTACCTTGGCTTTGAAGGCTGCTTCACCCTCGGAGCAGCGGCCTCCGCATGGCTGGCTCTGGCAACGGCGCCGGGACAGTGGGCCGCATCGCTGTCGCCCTTCGTCTTCTTTCCCGCCGCGATCCTCCTCAGCTTCTTCGTGGGAGCTTTCTGGTCGGGCCTTACCGGCGTCCTTCGAGCGCGCTTCGGCGGCAACGAAGTCCTCATCTCACTGATGTCGAACTATGTCGCGATCCTCATCGTGAAGTACCTCGTCGCCGGGCCGATGCGCGCCCCAGGCTCGCTGCCGGAGACCGATCAACTCCCCCACGCGACTTGGCTGGCCTTCATCCTCCCCGGCACGCGTGCGCATGCGGGCATCCTGCTCGCGATCGCCGCCGCGTTGCTCGTGTGGATGCTGCTTCGCAAACTTCCTCTTGGCTTCGAGCTTGTGGTGAGCGGCATGAATCCTGCCGCCGGGCGCTACGCGGGCATCGACGTGCCACGCCGCACCTTGTTCGCCGCGGCCATCTCCGGCGGCCTTGGTGCGCTGGCCGGCCTCACGGAGATCCTTGGCGTGCAGCACCGCCTCATGGATGGCATCAGCGGAGGCGTCGGCTTTACCGGCGTCATCGTCGCGCTACTTGCGGAGCTAAACCCGATCGCCGTTATACCCACGGCGCTGCTCTACGGCGGAATGACCGTCGGAGCAGACGCGATGCAGCGCCGCGCAGGCATCCCCAGCTCCATCACCTTTATCCTGCAATCGCTGATCGTCCTTCTCGTGCTCGCAAGCTCGATGCTTCGTTCCTATCGCCTCAATCTCGGGGCCCTGCGCTCGAAGAAGGAGGCAACGCAGGCATGA